One genomic segment of Plasmodium vivax chromosome 9, whole genome shotgun sequence includes these proteins:
- a CDS encoding Immature colon carcinoma transcript 1, putative (encoded by transcript PVX_091510A), producing the protein MFSLSRKLRLSFEIPFGQIEKVTARSSGPGGQSVNKAETKVQLRFNVDAAKWIPPAVRDNLKKVHKNRLNKNNELIVECEETSSQISNYKICADKLRALLEEAENYKEKTKYTSVKDFIHLIKTDEQIKRYKDGLIDRKKKRKERKFNKRDYD; encoded by the exons ATGTTCTCCCTAAGTAGGAAGCTCCGGCTGTCGTTCGAAATCCCCTTCGGCCAAATTGAGAAAGTCACGGCCCGGTCCTCGGGCCCCGGGGGGCAGAGCGTCAACAAG GCGGAGACCAAAGTGCAGCTCCGCTTCAACGTGGACGCGGCGAAGTGGATCCCCCCCGCGGTTAGGGACAATTTaaa GAAGGTGCACAAGAACCGGCTGAACAAGAACAACGAGCTCATCGTCGAGTGCGAAG AGACGTCCTCTCAGATTTCTAACTACAAAATTTGCGCCGATAAATTGAGGGCCCTCCTGGAGGAAGCCGAG AATTACAAGGAGAAAACCAAATACACGTCGGTTAAGGATTTTATACATTTGATAAAGACAGATGAGCAG ATCAAACGGTATAAAGATGGCCTTATTGACCGCAAGAAAAAGCGAAAGGAGAGAAAGTTTAACAAGAGGGATTACGATTGA